The following coding sequences are from one Formosa haliotis window:
- a CDS encoding AbiU2 domain-containing protein, with translation METQILENKLNETRDTLIELESLKTDIKFISNKETEYFSEVVEKSVFFYRIYRNSIKLFVIDICKLLNPNEDFSLIKTLNYIQSNRKRIEWKRELKADRINELILEIENLNSEHLENFKNLRDKHYAHNDKKKFDLEYNVTLKKCWETLLIVQEIFIELSLSLLNEQYVFSILTKEPYEIISLLKYKRINEILLTELKKSPDLGNLQMVRDITLGKKPA, from the coding sequence ATGGAAACACAAATTCTCGAAAATAAATTGAACGAAACTCGGGACACTTTAATTGAGCTTGAAAGCCTGAAAACCGACATCAAATTTATATCAAATAAGGAAACCGAGTATTTTAGTGAAGTTGTGGAAAAATCAGTTTTTTTCTATCGAATTTATAGAAATTCAATTAAGTTATTTGTAATTGACATTTGTAAATTACTCAACCCAAATGAAGATTTTAGTTTAATAAAAACTTTAAATTACATTCAATCAAATCGAAAAAGAATAGAATGGAAAAGAGAATTAAAAGCTGATAGAATAAATGAACTCATTCTCGAAATTGAAAATCTGAACTCTGAACATTTAGAAAATTTTAAAAATTTGAGAGATAAACATTACGCTCATAATGACAAGAAAAAATTTGACTTGGAATATAATGTGACTCTGAAAAAATGCTGGGAAACACTTTTAATAGTTCAAGAAATTTTTATCGAATTAAGTCTTTCCTTATTAAACGAACAGTATGTATTTTCGATTTTGACTAAAGAACCTTATGAAATTATTTCATTACTAAAATATAAACGAATCAACGAAATACTTCTGACTGAATTAAAAAAAAGCCCAGATTTAGGAAATTTACAAATGGTCAGAGACATAACATTAGGAAAAAAGCCTGCGTAG
- a CDS encoding LA_2272 family surface repeat-containing protein yields the protein MKNLTILIIFLISIKAFSQDFNEKTRYLLGTFHTQNTTINGISVGAFPQFNDKKRFVRTNGIRLEVPGIGLVGFMANGSLIRNEETDEIVNGLNISTGTMGNVSFNGITLALVTQSGTENNGFAIAGLWNGMDKSNGIQIAGLLNEATYSNGIQIALSNSTEYMTGLQIGGANYANEKMVGLQIGIWNKSKNTKGIQLGLWNINEKRKLPIINWNF from the coding sequence ATGAAGAACCTCACGATTCTTATAATATTTCTGATTTCAATTAAAGCCTTTAGTCAAGATTTTAATGAAAAAACGAGATATTTATTAGGAACTTTTCACACACAGAATACGACTATTAATGGAATTTCAGTTGGAGCATTTCCACAGTTTAATGACAAAAAGAGATTCGTAAGAACTAACGGAATAAGATTGGAAGTTCCAGGAATTGGACTTGTTGGTTTTATGGCTAATGGAAGTTTAATTAGGAATGAGGAAACTGATGAAATTGTAAACGGTTTAAATATTTCGACTGGAACAATGGGAAACGTTTCCTTTAATGGAATCACATTAGCTTTAGTTACTCAAAGTGGAACAGAAAATAATGGATTTGCAATTGCTGGTTTGTGGAATGGAATGGACAAATCGAACGGAATTCAAATTGCTGGATTACTTAACGAAGCAACTTATAGTAATGGGATTCAAATTGCATTATCGAATTCAACTGAATATATGACAGGATTGCAAATTGGAGGTGCAAATTACGCAAATGAAAAAATGGTTGGACTGCAAATTGGAATTTGGAATAAAAGTAAAAACACGAAAGGAATTCAATTAGGACTTTGGAATATTAACGAAAAACGTAAACTACCAATAATCAATTGGAATTTTTAA